DNA from Candidatus Poribacteria bacterium:
GTCCAAACCAGAAATTTCACACGCTTTGAAATCCAAGGAAACGTCATCGGAGAAGATGCCCTCGTCCTCAAAACGATGCTTGACCAACATATCCAAGCACTTGAGAAACAAGAGGCAACGCCGTTGCTCGTTTTCGATATGGCGAACGCCAAAACGATGGACAGTGCAGGTTTAGGGGTTCTCATCACAACCAGCACCCAGATCCGTCAAATGGGCGGACG
Protein-coding regions in this window:
- a CDS encoding STAS domain-containing protein, giving the protein MQINVQTRNFTRFEIQGNVIGEDALVLKTMLDQHIQALEKQEATPLLVFDMANAKTMDSAGLGVLITTSTQIRQMGGRTVLLNVNRGIKRMLIRTNLTSLFDFPRSLSDALTSSL